In the genome of Yarrowia lipolytica chromosome 1B, complete sequence, the window CTGATACTACAAATAACTACGTTTTTGACAAAGGAGATGCCTACATGTTTCCAACGACCAAAACAAGTGCAAATAGTGAAACGAGACAGTTCATGAAATTCATCAGATTGTATGTATCGTTACAGACACAGTCTCTTATCCTTGGTGCTTCGTCCAAAAACTCGAACTGATTCACATCCACGTTACTTTGATGCAAGAAAAGTTCTTCTACCAGATATTACGCAATAGGCATTCCAGATTCATTGTATTTTTGCCGGTAAAATGACTTGTTTGGCCAGTTAAATGGAATATTACATTTGCCAAACcagttgcggccatatcctggtgaaaatacggcttcccgtccgatcagccatagtcaagcaccagagagcccagttagtattgtagtgggagacctATACGAGAATCCTTGGGTGCTGCCAATTACTTTTTTGCTCTTTTGTTCAAATGGGATGGTACTTATTCTTTGTCCAAAAACTCGAACTGATTCACATCCACGTTACTTTGATGCAAGAAAAGTTCTTCTACCAGATATTACGCAATAGGCATTCCAGATTCATTGCATGTTTGCCGGTAAAAGGACTTGTTTGGCCAGTTAAATGGAATATTACATTTGTCAAACcagttgcggccatatcctggtgaaaaaaGTTCCACATATAGGTTCATCCGTTccagcctcctcatcatGCATGCATTCTGAATACCCCAAGGGAAGGAAAAAAGATGGATTATTTGGGAGCTAAGAAGACAGTTTGTTGCACAGATGATGCCACATCCTTCCAGTCGGAACCTTTATCTTCCAAAATCAAGATTCAGGTGGCTTCGGTATCATGGAATATTCTCCGCTATTCTGTCAATTTTTCTTGCCCCAGGAGGGCTTGGTGCAATAATTAAAAGGTTTTATGATATGTAAGGAGGGATGGCATCTTTGGGGTCTACTAAGTAGGCAGGGAAAACTGACATGGGACTGTTTAGAAGAATGAAATCATAATTTTACCACTAAAGTATGCCATCATTGCAGCATTTGTTTCAAAATATCTCTACCATCACATTCTGGAGCTTTCCATCTGATTCTGACGACTTCTTTCTCCTGCACCCTAAAGAATGGTCGGCATAATGCATGCATCAACGATGCACATTTTTTTCGCCACTGACCAACCTCTCCGAACCTAAACAGCCTCGGCAAGGAATATATAAACCCCCTCTACGTCCCTCTTTTTcaatcagaatcagaccaGTTCACTCTGagtcattctggagatggaaggtGCCTTTTATAGCCTGCTGAGATGCAGAGCTGATAAGCAGACCTGTCTCATACAACGAGGACCGCTTCGCTAGCCATGTCCGTTGAGTTGTTTGGGCAATGACGCGTTTACCGCATGAGCCCGTTTCGGTCAAGAGACTCTCGCTATGACGCATTGAAAAAGATGTATGAGCCTGAGAATGTGCGACAGCTTCTGATTGGGCGTTTGAGCTGAGATTTGGTTCTCGGCGAGTTCAACACAGAGGCGAGTACGACCGCCTGCGCCAAGTGTCAGTAAGTCCGTGACTGTGCGTCCGGTTGACCGCCATGAGCTGAAAATGCCATGAGCCAAGAGCGAGTTTGGCCTGCTGAAATGCCTGAGCCTACTCCGTGTCTTGTGAGTTCTTGAGGACCACATGTGCAGccgccagagcaaagagccagACAGTGAAACATCTGCAGAGCCACCGACAGAGATTTTCAAGGGTGAAACTCCTTTCGAGACTCCTTTCCCACAGGTGAAATTCCTGTATGAGAAGCCGCCTAGAATCTGAAGAGCCAAGCTGAAATGCCAGAGCTGCCAGTTGTAGAGCAAAGATCTGCTTTGACAGACGCCATACATGGTCAAAAGAGCaagccagagccagagctataagccagagccagagcgACATGAGCCAGAGCTGATACGCCAGATACCACAGAGTCAGAGCGATagccagagccacagaTGCCTGAGTGTGAGCCATAAGTCCAAAGAGCAAGAGCCACACAGGTCAGAGCCAGCGCTGAAatgccagagccagaacccATGCCACGAGCAAAGAGCCAGTAAGCCCTTCAAGGCAATAAGTGCCAAACGCCGTGAGAGCAACGTCAATGCCACTAAGTCCAGAGAGCGATAAGAGCCATTTCGCCTGAGCAAGAGCCAGTGAGTCCACAGATGCAATAAGCGCCAAACGCCAGAGCACAGACAGAGCCGAAGGAGCCAGGGCCATAGAGCCGAGGCCAGCCAGTTGCCAATAAGTCCAAAGAGCAATGAGAGCCTGAGCACGAGCCGAAGTCACACTATTCAAGGAGTAGGCAGTGAACCTCTTAGCCAGAGGATGTAACTGACCGAACCTGTTTATCTAGTTTTTAAGAGGAGTAGGTGAAAATCCGAACCTCTTGGGTTAATAAATCATGGACCAAAGAGTCCCCCCGAATATTTGAGTTGTAGAGAGTTGAacagtatttgtagttGTAGAAGCGATCTTTTGTAGAGAACCATTGCTGAACCGCCTTGATCTCGTGATTATTcaccttgttggagttggagaatgGTGTTATAGCCAGTACACAGTTGCACGTACACAGCGGAGAGGCCAAGTATTAGTAACGTTGAGGAAACTTAGCCTCGACAAATATTCGTGACTCCCTTGGGCAGAGAACAAGTCAGCGGACTGATCCCACGGAAGACTTCCTGTGCTATGGGAATGCTCTTATGGGCTTCGAGCACGACACCATTGGCCTCACGTTCATATATCCCCCTTAGAAGACCCCTGTGGCGCTCCCAACGTGTCAATCAAGACGGCACAATATCGCTAATCATATTGTGCCAGGTGGTACGAAAGACTCCTAGAAAGAGGTCATGAAACAGCTACCGTCATGaacagatggaggtggcgaTAGACAAAGATATACCTTTCGTTGAAGAATACGCCCACTTCGAATAGTCTTGGTCTCGCGATCACGGTCGGTGCAGTCTCAGCTGTCAGCTCCGACTCCACAGGTTTTGTCGGTCCCTCTAAAATTCACGGTAGATCCGAGTCCTCCGAATCGACTGATGACTTCTCTCCTGGCTCCGACATGGACGGTGAAGAGTagttctacaagtagcctgACGGACTTCGTAGGCTTGCCATCAGCACCTCTCTTTTCCGCAGGTACATCTGGTGCTGTCACTTGTCGTAATCCCATATCTTAGATCGTAGAAACTATTTTATGGCCCATTATGAGCTATACCTGTTCCTAGTCAGGCAAATAAGTAATCATCGAAGTTATACGTGACTTCTAAAAACTACCGATGATCTTGTAGATGAAGTCGCAATCCAGAAGGTACATGGGTTGACTACTCTGTGCTTCAACACCAATTATCCCACTTATACATTGATGAAGCCACCGTAAACCACGAAGTAGAGTCAGTTGAACTCTTCATGCCATATGGAATACGCTCTTACGACCATCTTGAGAACCACTAGAGCACGCCTGAGAATGTCTTGATATCTGTTATAATCTTATATTGAAGCAAGGTCGTTGAAAGCATCCCCTTTATTATCTGCACCTCCTAACAGCTTGGTTGAATGGAGGTGGGGGACCGGTGGAGGAATTAATGTACACGAGTCGCAGCCCTCGATCTATTCGGTTagtatacaagtagaagtgCTTTATTTTAACAATCGGATGGGTTCACTACAATCTGTTCATCATGAAGTACCAACCCCACAGTCACCAACCAGGAACCGTTCAACATTCTGACTGTGACCCATTACACCAGGATGTCAACAGGAAAAGGATGTTATCGATTAATAACCCCTTAAAATTCGCACAGAGCCTTTAGAAAAGCCTTTGTACTCCATTACTTCATATTCTCGCTGTGAGATCAATAAATTCTCGATGTTCATTGGTGAGTCCGCCATCCTCGGCAATCTCTGGTGGAGGCTATTGCGGTGATATTGCGCCTGTCCAAGCCCTTGTTTATCAAGAATCTGACATTTCCGGATCACCAGGTCGTCCAGACTTGACTCTAGATatgtactcatacaagGCAGGTTCACTCTGCCTCGATTACTGCTGCACCTTCCCGATCTGTTCCACGGTGTCTAAACCAGTAGCATTGACCATCATGCCACAGTAAACGAAGCTCGATTCATCGCAATCATCCAATGGCCTAATACACCTACCGCCAGATTCCCGAGAATCAAGTGATACTGTGGGCCGCCTCGTATACACAGGGCAGAATGAGTCATGAAAAGCGTCGACGGGTGCGATGGGAAGGCCCAACTTTAAACCATTATTCATCGCGCGTCAGTAGTCGATCCCCATACGTCAGGTTGACAGATgtctggtggagctgaAACATGTCAAACGTCATTGTAAGTTTTAGCACCTGACGGTATTTTGTTTACGTCTGGCTTGCTCTCGCCCAGTGGATCGTGTATGCCAGACATCCTCGCCAAACATCCTTGCTTATTGCCTCAACACATGAGAATTCTAACATATATGGGCTCAGGCAACCTCCTGCCAGATTTTACCGAGGCATATCCTTCCAGAAGACCCTATCATCAATCATGGCGGCATAAAGCCTCTGGATTGTACTGTCTAACCTCGCTGTAGAAGACTCAACGAGCTATGACAAATGTTATTTTCGGTGACTAAAGAGCAATGAAGATCAGCAGGTCTTATCGGACGAGGTGGCGTCTATGGTGTCGGCGACCCGTCGGAGTTCCGCTCAGCACTGTCACCGAGAGAAACGGCTGAACGAAGTGGTTGGTGCTGGGcgagaacaagaagcagttgagctacagtagttgcTGGGTCAGCTTGGACTGGATGGCTCACTGCGGAGGAGGATAGATATTCTACCTTCATGTGAATTGCCTAAGAGCAAGCCGTCACATATGTCCCATAGTGTAaaaagacaagaaggatgtgTGAGCATCTGACAAGCCCGCTGTCCACAAGATCAAAGGGGATAAGTTCCATAGAGATGAGTAGGAAGCCAATTTCTATTGCAAAATGTACATGAGCCGTCAGAGAATAGCAAAAGCCGACATATGAATTCGCTATATAGTAGAAACTCAAGCCTTTCGCTTACTTTCGTAAAAGTGTCAATGTCCAACATACCAAGGTGTCTAAACTGAGTCCTGAAGTTCATTGCCAGTCATTTGAATGTTTTGACAAGGCAGTTGCTGAAATAAAGCTGAAGTCCCCTTTTCTGTTGTGTCATGAGCAGGAAGAGTTCTTCCAAGCTGGGCAGCCCTTCAAGCCAGATATACTGCTTCCTGACCAACCAGAGTCAAGAAAAATGAGCGAGGGGGGTCAAAGGACAGTTCCAGGAGCTCGGGACAAGTCTGAATGGTAACCCAAAGCGTCTATTATGTTTTCATGACTGAATGTATCTCTTCATGTTGTGATCTGTCGTTCTCGATAAAGAAAGTTCAAATGTGACGTCTTGGAAGAGGGAGTGTATGGAGCATAGCCCTTGTCGTGGGGGCGCAAAACTTGTTGACGGTGTTATACAATGCCTACCATGGTGTCTAGACCATTTTAATTGTAGTCATCGCCATTGCTCTGAGGTCTTGGAAGGTGTTTTATTCACTTTACAGTTTCAGGGCTGAGCTAAATTCATACGATATGATCACTTTACCGTTTCTACATGTTGAAGTAATGGAGGTGTGACTTGAGATATGGAGCTTGAACCAATTCGAAAGTCTTACTTCCAGTGCCAATTCAAAAGTCAAAAAGCCCTCGGCTCTTTGTATTATTGAATACCACGATTAATATCTTGGTCCCTATCGTGGTTTCCTCAGTCAATATTGATGAGGGAa includes:
- a CDS encoding uncharacterized protein (Compare to YALI0B23496g, no similarity possibly noncoding), whose protein sequence is MAHTQASVALAIALTLWYLAYQLWLMSLWLWLIALALACSFDHVWRLSKQIFALQLAALAFQLGSSDSRRLLIQEFHLWERSLERSFTLENLCRWLCRCFTVWLFALAAAHVVLKNSQDTE